From the genome of Deferribacteraceae bacterium V6Fe1:
ACTTTTTTTAAGATAGGAAGACTTGCAAGGGTTCCAAAATATCTTGTTTCATCAAGTTTTGTAAATATCAGGTAATCAGGGCTTAATTTTGAATACCTGTTAAAAGTGTCCCCCAGTTCGCTATGGTTTGAGCTCATTGAGAGTACCAAAGCTACATTTATCAATGGATTGGTAGTAAGAAAACTTTTCAGGTCATCAATCTGTGCCGTGTCGTATTGGCTTCTGCCCATCGTATCAAGGAGTATATATTCATAGTCTTCAAAATCTAAGATTATCTCATTTAATTCTGTAGGGCTACTTGCAACTCTTAGTGGGACATCAATTATTTCTGCATAGCTTTTTAACTGCTCCACGGCTCCTATTCTAAATGTGTCTATCGAAATAAGTGCAACAGATTTTTGTAACTTAAGGGCAAGGTTAGCGGCAATTTTTGCCACAGTGGTAGTTTTCCCCACGCCGGTCGGGCCAACAAGTGCCAAAACTTTTTTCTTTAAAGTAGAAAAATAGCTTTTTTCCGTAGGTATCAAATCACCAAAAAGTTGAGCAGCGATATTTTTAATCTGTAAAGGTGTGGAATTTTCTGGAATACGGTTTTCTATCTTTTTGAGAAACTTATAACTGAGGACATCATCCACTTCGTTTTTTATCATAATATTATAGACTTCTTGTAATGATTTTGGCAAATCAAGAGCAATATTTTCAGAAATTGCAGTTTTCATTTCACTGATTTGCTTCTTGATTTCATTCATATCGTTAAGAAGCATTTCAAACTTATTAAGCCCCAAAGAGTTTATTATATCAGTAATTTTACTTATATCTGCACTATCGT
Proteins encoded in this window:
- the flhF gene encoding flagellar biosynthesis protein FlhF, encoding MKIKKYEVYDMKEAMALIKKELGPDAVILSTRKIVKNGSFGLFSRPMIEVTAAVDYTAKREVKKPKENYNPAPEKNTDDSADISKITDIINSLGLNKFEMLLNDMNEIKKQISEMKTAISENIALDLPKSLQEVYNIMIKNEVDDVLSYKFLKKIENRIPENSTPLQIKNIAAQLFGDLIPTEKSYFSTLKKKVLALVGPTGVGKTTTVAKIAANLALKLQKSVALISIDTFRIGAVEQLKSYAEIIDVPLRVASSPTELNEIILDFEDYEYILLDTMGRSQYDTAQIDDLKSFLTTNPLINVALVLSMSSNHSELGDTFNRYSKLSPDYLIFTKLDETRYFGTLASLPILKKVPILLMTNGQNVPEDMEIPDGKKIAKFIFNEIPNLWRS